In the genome of Fusobacterium necrogenes, one region contains:
- the ribH gene encoding 6,7-dimethyl-8-ribityllumazine synthase, whose product MRVLQGKFTGKELRVGIVAARFNEFITSKLIAGAEDALLRHEVEADNIDLAWVPGAFEIPLVAKKMAESGKYDVVITLGAVIKGSTPHFDYVCAEVSKGVATVSLNSNIPVIFGVLTTNSIEEAIERAGTKAGNKGFDAAITAIEMVNLLKGM is encoded by the coding sequence ATGAGAGTATTACAAGGGAAATTTACAGGAAAAGAATTAAGAGTAGGAATAGTAGCAGCTAGATTTAATGAATTTATTACATCTAAACTTATTGCTGGGGCAGAGGACGCTTTATTAAGACATGAAGTAGAAGCTGATAACATAGATTTAGCTTGGGTTCCAGGAGCTTTTGAAATTCCACTTGTAGCAAAGAAAATGGCAGAATCTGGGAAATATGATGTGGTAATAACTTTAGGAGCAGTTATAAAAGGGTCTACACCACATTTTGATTATGTCTGTGCTGAGGTCTCTAAAGGAGTAGCAACAGTTAGCTTAAATAGTAATATTCCAGTAATATTTGGGGTATTGACAACTAATAGCATTGAAGAGGCTATAGAAAGAGCTGGAACAAAAGCTGGAAATAAAGGTTTTGATGCAGCTATAACAGCAATTGAAATGGTAAATTTATTAAAGGGGATGTAG
- a CDS encoding Na+/H+ antiporter NhaC family protein — MENKKSSFLGLIPLLIFVIIYLGTGIFLHFQKIEMAFYQLPSPIAIFIGLISAFTIFKGTINEKFSNFLQGCGHQDIITMCIIYLLAGAFATVTKTMGGVDATVHFGLTHVSSHYIAAGLFIISAFISTATGTSVGSIVAITPIAIGLSEKSGVSMPLILATVLGGSMFGDNLSIISDTTIAATKTQGVEMKDKFRVNLYIAAPSAIITIILLLIFGRPESIPNIEILPYNFLKILPYVIVLLLAIIGINVFIVLTSGIILSGIIGFVYGDFSFLTFSKEIYNGFTSMNEIFLLSLLTGGLATMTTKAGGIQWLIDQIQKFIVGPKSAKIGIGTLVALTDIAVANNTVAIIINGPIAKKISEKYNVDLRESAAILDIFSCIFQGFIPYGAQMLILLGFTAGKVSPLDIIPLLWYQGLLFICTILFIIFSFNNRIFNK; from the coding sequence ATGGAAAACAAAAAATCCAGCTTTCTTGGGTTAATACCTTTATTAATTTTTGTCATTATCTATTTAGGAACGGGAATCTTCCTACATTTTCAAAAGATAGAAATGGCTTTCTATCAATTACCCTCTCCAATTGCTATCTTTATTGGGTTAATATCAGCATTCACAATATTTAAAGGAACTATAAATGAAAAATTTAGTAATTTCCTTCAAGGATGTGGACATCAAGATATTATTACAATGTGCATAATATATCTTTTAGCTGGAGCTTTTGCTACTGTTACTAAAACAATGGGAGGAGTAGATGCAACCGTACATTTCGGCCTTACTCATGTATCTTCTCACTATATAGCTGCTGGATTATTTATTATATCTGCATTTATTTCAACAGCTACTGGCACATCAGTTGGTTCTATCGTTGCTATTACTCCTATAGCGATAGGTCTCTCTGAAAAAAGTGGTGTTTCTATGCCACTTATATTAGCTACTGTTTTGGGTGGTTCCATGTTTGGTGATAATCTTTCTATTATATCGGATACAACTATTGCCGCTACAAAAACTCAAGGAGTTGAAATGAAAGATAAATTTAGAGTTAATTTATATATAGCTGCCCCTTCTGCTATAATAACTATCATTTTACTTCTTATTTTTGGGCGTCCGGAAAGTATTCCTAATATAGAAATCCTTCCATACAATTTTTTAAAGATTCTTCCTTATGTAATTGTACTTCTATTGGCCATTATTGGTATAAATGTTTTTATAGTGTTGACATCAGGTATTATTTTATCGGGAATTATAGGATTTGTTTATGGAGATTTTTCATTTTTAACTTTTTCTAAAGAGATTTACAATGGGTTCACAAGTATGAATGAAATTTTCTTACTCTCGCTACTTACAGGTGGACTTGCTACAATGACTACTAAGGCTGGTGGAATTCAATGGCTTATTGATCAAATTCAAAAATTTATAGTTGGACCTAAAAGTGCAAAAATAGGAATAGGCACCTTAGTAGCTTTAACTGATATAGCTGTTGCTAATAATACAGTTGCTATTATAATTAATGGTCCAATTGCTAAAAAAATTTCTGAAAAATACAATGTTGATCTAAGAGAAAGTGCAGCTATATTAGATATTTTTTCTTGCATTTTTCAAGGCTTTATTCCCTACGGAGCTCAAATGTTAATTCTCTTAGGATTCACAGCTGGTAAAGTTTCTCCATTAGATATCATTCCATTATTATGGTATCAAGGTTTACTATTTATTTGTACAATACTATTTATAATTTTCTCTTTCAATAATAGAATTTTTAATAAATGA
- a CDS encoding GNAT family N-acetyltransferase has product MNILIREAKIKDFEKMNLLFEELDKYHRINLPHIFKKAKVIGRSLEHIENMCRDENSEIFVAESEGQLLGLAEVIKKKNTPYPLKIDREWIVLDTIIVKKEYRGMGIGNMLFDTILDWTKEKGINRIEVNVYEFNESAILFYEGLGFENFSRIMYLEI; this is encoded by the coding sequence TTGAATATATTAATAAGAGAGGCTAAAATAAAGGATTTTGAAAAAATGAATTTACTTTTTGAAGAGTTAGATAAATACCACAGAATTAATTTACCACATATTTTTAAAAAAGCAAAGGTCATAGGAAGATCTTTAGAGCATATAGAAAATATGTGTAGAGATGAAAATAGTGAGATATTTGTAGCTGAGAGCGAAGGTCAATTATTAGGATTAGCAGAAGTAATAAAAAAGAAAAATACTCCATACCCTTTAAAAATAGATAGAGAGTGGATAGTTTTAGATACCATAATAGTCAAAAAGGAATATAGAGGAATGGGAATAGGTAATATGTTATTTGATACTATTCTAGATTGGACTAAAGAAAAAGGAATTAATAGGATAGAAGTTAATGTATATGAATTTAATGAAAGTGCAATACTATTTTATGAAGGATTAGGATTTGAAAATTTTAGTAGAATCATGTATTTGGAGATATAA
- a CDS encoding DUF554 domain-containing protein, with translation MLPKGIIIDCCCVLIGINIGSMIKNHIPTHIKYSMNIIFGIAAILIGIVSMIKLNSLPAVILALILGALLGEILSLDKKIRNFFQNILNKLNFDIPGDKEAYMHFYLLVTVTLCASGTNIFGAINEGITGDMTILLSKAVMDIFASVIFAATLGYPMNLIVIPQFIILTIIFYLSQFIIPFISPDMMKDFIAVGGILTFVLGLSIAQIKHISAINLLPALILIWPCSKLFSLII, from the coding sequence ATGTTACCTAAAGGAATTATTATTGATTGTTGTTGTGTTCTCATTGGAATAAATATTGGAAGTATGATTAAAAATCATATCCCAACTCACATTAAATATTCAATGAATATTATTTTTGGTATAGCTGCCATTCTAATTGGTATTGTTTCTATGATTAAACTTAACTCTTTACCTGCTGTTATCTTAGCTCTTATTTTAGGAGCTTTACTTGGAGAAATTTTATCCTTAGATAAAAAAATTCGAAATTTTTTCCAAAATATTTTAAATAAGTTAAATTTTGATATTCCTGGAGATAAAGAGGCTTATATGCATTTTTATTTACTTGTTACAGTTACTCTTTGTGCTAGTGGAACTAATATATTTGGAGCTATTAACGAAGGAATAACTGGAGATATGACTATTTTACTTTCTAAAGCTGTTATGGATATTTTTGCCTCTGTTATCTTTGCTGCTACTTTAGGTTATCCTATGAATTTAATTGTTATTCCTCAATTTATTATCCTTACAATCATTTTTTATCTTTCACAATTTATAATTCCTTTTATTTCTCCTGATATGATGAAAGATTTTATTGCAGTGGGAGGAATTCTTACTTTTGTCTTAGGACTTAGTATTGCACAAATTAAACATATAAGTGCTATTAATCTACTTCCAGCTCTTATTCTTATTTGGCCTTGTTCAAAATTATTTAGTTTAATAATTTAA
- a CDS encoding DNA polymerase III subunit alpha, producing MIKNFVHLHLHTEYSLLDGVGKIDDYLDRAKELGMQAIAITDHGNLFGALEFYKKARKKGIKPIIGMEAYVCERGMEDKEGRNFHLILLARDNEGYKNLLKISSESFIRGFYYKPRVDKVFLKEHSEGLIALSACMQGEISRRILDMESEVKISNAIDEYVDIFGRENFFIEVQANGIKEQFELNEKLYEIAKQNNLKLVATNDTHYVNEGEHTLQDILICVQTGAKLSDEKRMRIETEELFLKSREQVLGQLGEKYIEAVDNTIVIAERCNVDIEFGHFKFPDYKIPTCVKTIEAFLRKLVYLGLSKRYSHGLTKSIVERVEYELGIIEKMGYAGYFVVVWDFIDFARRKNIPIGPGRGSAAGSLIAYALGITQLDPLKYNLIFERFLNPERISMPDIDIDICQERRQEVIDYVIEKYGADKVAQIITFGTMKARAAIRDVGRVLNTPLSKIDAVAKLVPFNATIKQTLEGVEEFRKQYLEDREIQKVIDISAKIENKVRHASVHAAGIVITKDPLTDTVPLYCDTKNKVVSTQYQMKELEDLGLLKMDFLGLRNLTNLQRTIDYIKEDLGEEIRLEDIPLNSKKVYELLSRGDTSGVFQMESVGIRKILVKLKPDKFEDIIALLALYRPGPLGSGMVDDFINGKNGTTEIKYPHPSLEQTLKETYGVILYQEQVMKIANIMAGYSLGEADLLRRAMGKKNVQIMEENREKFITRSIENGYSEEKAQEMFELIDKFAGYGFNKSHSAAYALIAYWTAYFKAHYMKHYYAALMTSEMAHIEDIAYYVDDAKVHNLKLHLPDVNRATSKFIVDKTGIIFSLAAIKNVGEGVSEKILEEYNENGEYKNLENFVVRTKKYGLNKKALESLILAGALDGLPGNRRQKFESVDKIIDYANRKLKEDDIQQMNLFGEAKSSLGVFTLPQVTEYSLDELLSKEKEYLGFYFSAHPLDSYRRLIKVFRLSSINEIKEEKTTQILKTYGILRDVKKIVTKNSGQIMGVFELEDYYNKISCVLFPKDYERYTHILLEGKPVYIEGSIQIDYFKGTENKKLIVRKLKFLDDIVREKNLKLYILMIEEDREKFSRLKEILNKSVGETPVFFAIKDKNHKEVKKSKYSITPDKIFLDEIVELMGEERATIK from the coding sequence ATGATAAAAAACTTTGTACATCTACATTTACACACTGAATATAGCCTCCTTGATGGAGTAGGAAAGATAGATGATTATTTAGATAGAGCCAAAGAGTTAGGAATGCAAGCTATAGCGATTACTGACCATGGAAATCTTTTTGGAGCCTTAGAATTTTATAAAAAAGCAAGGAAAAAAGGGATAAAGCCAATAATAGGAATGGAAGCCTATGTTTGTGAAAGAGGAATGGAAGATAAAGAGGGGAGAAACTTTCATTTAATCCTTTTAGCAAGAGATAATGAAGGGTATAAAAATCTTTTAAAGATAAGTTCAGAGAGTTTTATTAGAGGATTTTACTATAAACCAAGAGTAGATAAAGTATTTTTAAAAGAACATAGTGAAGGATTGATAGCCCTTTCAGCTTGTATGCAGGGGGAGATATCTAGAAGAATTTTAGATATGGAAAGTGAAGTTAAAATATCTAATGCAATAGATGAGTATGTAGATATTTTTGGAAGAGAGAATTTCTTCATAGAAGTACAAGCGAATGGAATAAAAGAGCAATTTGAATTAAATGAAAAACTTTATGAAATAGCTAAGCAAAATAATTTAAAATTGGTAGCTACTAATGATACTCACTATGTAAATGAAGGAGAACATACACTTCAAGATATTTTGATTTGTGTACAAACAGGAGCTAAACTTTCTGATGAAAAGAGAATGAGAATAGAAACTGAAGAGTTATTTTTAAAAAGTAGAGAGCAGGTATTAGGGCAACTTGGAGAGAAATATATAGAGGCAGTAGATAATACTATTGTTATAGCAGAGAGATGTAATGTAGATATAGAATTTGGACATTTTAAATTTCCAGATTATAAGATACCTACTTGTGTAAAAACTATTGAAGCTTTTTTAAGAAAGTTAGTATATTTAGGATTATCTAAGAGATATTCTCATGGACTTACTAAAAGTATAGTAGAAAGAGTGGAGTATGAGCTTGGAATAATAGAGAAGATGGGATATGCTGGATATTTCGTAGTAGTGTGGGATTTTATAGATTTTGCCAGAAGAAAAAATATTCCAATAGGACCAGGGAGAGGTTCTGCTGCTGGAAGTTTGATAGCTTATGCTTTGGGAATAACTCAACTAGACCCATTAAAATATAATCTAATTTTTGAAAGATTTTTAAATCCAGAGAGAATATCTATGCCAGATATAGATATAGATATTTGCCAAGAAAGACGTCAAGAGGTAATAGATTATGTTATAGAAAAATATGGAGCTGATAAGGTTGCACAAATTATTACCTTTGGAACAATGAAAGCTAGAGCAGCTATTCGTGATGTAGGAAGAGTACTTAATACTCCACTTAGCAAAATAGATGCAGTGGCGAAATTAGTCCCTTTTAATGCTACTATAAAGCAGACTTTAGAGGGAGTAGAGGAGTTTAGAAAACAGTATTTAGAAGATAGAGAGATACAAAAAGTTATAGATATTTCAGCTAAGATAGAGAATAAAGTAAGACATGCCTCTGTACATGCAGCAGGGATAGTAATTACAAAGGACCCACTTACTGATACAGTGCCACTTTATTGTGATACGAAAAATAAAGTAGTTTCTACTCAATATCAAATGAAAGAGCTAGAAGATTTAGGACTTTTAAAGATGGACTTTTTAGGGCTTAGAAATCTTACTAACTTACAGAGAACTATTGATTATATAAAAGAGGACTTAGGAGAAGAGATTAGATTAGAGGATATTCCACTAAATTCTAAAAAAGTATATGAATTGCTTTCTAGAGGGGATACATCTGGAGTATTCCAGATGGAGTCAGTGGGTATTAGAAAAATATTAGTAAAATTAAAACCTGATAAATTTGAAGATATCATTGCACTTTTAGCTCTATATAGACCTGGACCTCTTGGCTCTGGAATGGTAGATGACTTTATCAATGGTAAGAATGGAACAACTGAGATAAAATATCCACATCCATCATTAGAGCAAACATTGAAGGAAACTTATGGGGTAATTTTATATCAAGAGCAGGTAATGAAGATAGCTAATATAATGGCTGGATACTCTTTAGGAGAAGCAGATTTATTAAGAAGAGCTATGGGGAAAAAGAATGTTCAAATAATGGAGGAGAATAGAGAGAAATTTATTACTCGTTCAATAGAAAATGGTTATAGTGAAGAGAAAGCACAGGAGATGTTTGAACTTATAGATAAATTTGCTGGATATGGATTTAATAAATCTCACTCAGCAGCCTATGCTCTTATAGCTTATTGGACAGCTTATTTTAAAGCTCATTATATGAAGCATTATTATGCAGCACTTATGACATCAGAGATGGCACATATTGAAGATATAGCTTACTATGTAGATGATGCTAAAGTGCATAATTTGAAATTACATCTTCCAGATGTCAATAGAGCCACTTCTAAATTTATTGTAGATAAAACTGGAATTATATTTTCCTTAGCAGCTATAAAAAATGTAGGAGAGGGAGTGTCTGAAAAAATACTTGAAGAATATAATGAAAATGGAGAATATAAAAATTTAGAAAATTTTGTAGTGAGAACTAAAAAATATGGACTTAATAAAAAAGCATTGGAGTCTTTAATTTTAGCTGGAGCTTTAGATGGACTTCCTGGAAATAGAAGACAAAAATTTGAATCAGTAGATAAGATAATCGATTATGCTAACAGAAAATTAAAGGAAGATGATATACAGCAGATGAATCTTTTTGGTGAAGCTAAATCTTCTTTAGGAGTATTTACACTACCTCAAGTAACAGAATACTCTTTGGATGAGTTATTATCTAAGGAAAAAGAGTATTTAGGATTTTATTTTAGTGCACATCCATTAGATAGTTATAGAAGACTTATAAAAGTATTTAGATTATCTTCTATCAATGAAATAAAAGAGGAAAAGACTACACAGATTTTAAAAACTTATGGAATATTAAGAGATGTAAAAAAAATAGTAACTAAAAATTCTGGACAGATAATGGGAGTTTTTGAGTTAGAAGATTATTATAACAAGATTTCTTGTGTTCTTTTTCCTAAAGATTATGAGAGATATACTCATATACTTTTAGAAGGAAAACCTGTGTATATTGAAGGAAGCATACAGATAGATTATTTTAAAGGAACTGAGAATAAGAAACTTATAGTTAGAAAATTAAAGTTTTTAGATGATATAGTTAGAGAAAAAAATTTAAAATTGTATATTTTAATGATAGAAGAGGATAGAGAAAAATTTAGTAGACTTAAGGAGATTTTAAATAAATCAGTAGGAGAAACTCCTGTTTTCTTTGCTATTAAAGATAAAAATCATAAAGAGGTAAAGAAAAGTAAATATAGTATAACTCCAGATAAGATTTTTCTTGATGAAATAGTAGAATTGATGGGAGAAGAGAGGGCAACTATAAAATAA
- a CDS encoding acetyl-CoA carboxylase biotin carboxyl carrier protein: MKSDINTIEELMKILQEKKLTEISYETSEIKINIKGSLMTTNEPLVPKKTESKKESFEKLAETSKDIVSEHIGRYIYLKKDGTPIVKIGQKIEKGQELGNVVAVGVALPVVAKFSGKIEDIYIENGKPVDYGRPLIKVKIS, encoded by the coding sequence ATGAAAAGTGATATAAACACTATTGAAGAATTAATGAAAATTCTTCAAGAAAAAAAACTAACTGAGATATCGTATGAAACATCTGAAATAAAAATAAATATAAAAGGTTCTCTTATGACTACAAATGAACCTTTAGTTCCAAAAAAAACCGAATCTAAAAAAGAAAGTTTTGAAAAACTAGCAGAAACATCTAAAGATATAGTATCTGAACACATAGGAAGATATATCTATCTAAAAAAAGATGGAACACCCATAGTAAAAATAGGTCAAAAAATAGAAAAAGGTCAAGAACTTGGAAATGTTGTTGCTGTTGGAGTAGCTCTACCTGTAGTAGCTAAATTTTCAGGTAAAATAGAAGATATATATATAGAAAATGGTAAGCCAGTAGATTATGGAAGACCATTAATAAAAGTTAAAATTTCATAG
- the accC gene encoding acetyl-CoA carboxylase biotin carboxylase subunit, which translates to MFKKILIANRGEIAVRIVRAARELGIKTVAVYSEADKESLHVKLADEAVCIGGVSSTESYLKVPNIIAAAEITGADAIHPGYGFLSENAKFASICEEHNITFIGPRPECITKMGDKATARATAIANNVPLTNGTGIVRSISEAKKEVNERIKYPVMIKATAGGGGKGMRIARNDEELELNIIAAQTEAGAAFGNPDVYIEKFVENPRHIEIQILGDKHGNVIYLGERDCSIQRRHQKLIEEAPSFSLPFEVRKAMGEAAVTLAKAINYDSAGTLEFLVDKDNKFYFMEMNTRVQVEHTVTEMVTGLDIIKLQIQIAYGAKLNITQDDIQLFGHAIECRINAEDPNNNFLPSPGVLTKYIVPGGNGVRVDSHSYQGYEISPYYDSMIGKLITFGINREEAIAKMKRALKEYIIEGIDTTIPFHLEVLDNELYLTGKTSTNFIEENFSKK; encoded by the coding sequence ATGTTTAAAAAGATACTTATTGCAAATAGAGGAGAGATTGCTGTAAGAATAGTAAGAGCAGCGAGAGAACTAGGAATAAAAACTGTTGCTGTATATTCTGAAGCTGATAAGGAAAGTCTGCATGTAAAGCTTGCAGATGAAGCTGTATGTATAGGTGGAGTATCTAGTACAGAGTCTTATTTAAAAGTTCCTAATATAATCGCAGCAGCTGAAATAACAGGAGCAGATGCTATACATCCAGGATATGGATTTTTATCAGAAAATGCTAAGTTTGCGTCAATATGTGAGGAACATAATATTACGTTTATAGGTCCTAGACCTGAATGTATAACAAAAATGGGAGATAAAGCAACAGCTAGAGCAACCGCAATAGCTAATAATGTTCCTCTCACTAATGGAACTGGAATAGTAAGAAGTATATCAGAAGCTAAAAAAGAAGTAAATGAAAGAATCAAATATCCAGTAATGATAAAAGCCACAGCTGGTGGTGGTGGAAAGGGTATGAGAATTGCCAGAAACGATGAAGAACTAGAATTAAATATAATCGCAGCTCAAACAGAAGCTGGAGCAGCTTTTGGGAACCCAGATGTCTATATAGAAAAATTTGTAGAAAATCCTAGACATATAGAGATACAAATTTTAGGAGATAAGCATGGAAATGTTATCTATTTAGGTGAAAGAGACTGCTCTATTCAAAGAAGACATCAAAAACTTATAGAAGAAGCTCCCTCATTTTCATTACCTTTTGAAGTAAGAAAAGCTATGGGAGAAGCAGCAGTTACACTAGCTAAAGCTATAAATTATGACTCTGCTGGAACATTAGAGTTTCTAGTAGATAAAGATAATAAGTTTTATTTTATGGAGATGAATACAAGAGTTCAAGTTGAACATACTGTAACTGAAATGGTAACAGGACTTGATATTATAAAACTACAAATTCAAATAGCTTATGGTGCGAAGTTAAATATTACACAAGATGACATCCAACTTTTTGGACATGCAATAGAATGTAGAATAAATGCTGAGGACCCTAATAATAACTTTTTACCATCACCAGGAGTGCTTACAAAGTATATAGTTCCTGGTGGAAATGGAGTAAGAGTTGATTCTCACTCATACCAAGGATATGAAATAAGCCCATACTACGACTCTATGATAGGAAAATTAATCACTTTTGGTATTAATAGAGAAGAGGCTATTGCTAAAATGAAAAGAGCTTTAAAAGAGTATATAATTGAAGGAATAGATACAACTATACCTTTTCATTTAGAAGTATTAGATAATGAACTTTATTTGACTGGAAAAACTTCAACAAATTTTATAGAAGAAAATTTTTCAAAAAAATAA
- a CDS encoding Asp23/Gls24 family envelope stress response protein, with the protein MSELGNIRISDDVVKTIAAKAASDVEGVYKLAGGVADEVSKILGKKRPTNGVKVEVGEKECSIEIFIVIEYGYLISEVAHDVQKSVLQAVSELSGLKVVEVNVYVQDVKIKAEETSEEEEDLEV; encoded by the coding sequence ATGAGCGAATTAGGAAATATTAGAATATCGGATGACGTAGTAAAAACTATAGCAGCTAAAGCAGCTTCTGATGTTGAAGGCGTTTATAAGTTAGCAGGAGGAGTTGCTGATGAAGTTAGTAAAATCTTAGGTAAAAAAAGACCTACAAATGGAGTAAAAGTAGAAGTAGGAGAAAAAGAATGTAGTATTGAAATATTTATTGTTATTGAATATGGATATCTCATCTCTGAAGTTGCTCATGATGTACAAAAATCAGTTCTACAAGCTGTATCAGAACTAAGTGGTTTAAAAGTAGTAGAAGTAAATGTATATGTTCAAGATGTGAAAATTAAGGCTGAAGAGACTTCTGAAGAAGAGGAAGATTTAGAGGTGTAA
- the amaP gene encoding alkaline shock response membrane anchor protein AmaP, giving the protein MIKKIIFFFAWIGIFLLSITGIVYVVIPKYLVQFNTYIGTLSYDIIVLIISIIYFIVSILKFLSLFEKNKDYEIKTEDGIVYISSSSVTSFIRELLTKDKEISNIRVETSKKGRKFNIKVRLDMLSNGNISGKSSSIQNEIKSKLADKMGLEVGTIEVKISKLAVKDTDSQFEE; this is encoded by the coding sequence ATGATAAAAAAAATTATTTTCTTCTTTGCATGGATAGGAATATTTTTACTTTCTATAACAGGAATAGTATATGTAGTTATTCCAAAATATTTAGTACAATTTAATACCTATATAGGAACTTTAAGCTATGATATAATAGTTCTCATCATATCTATAATATACTTTATAGTCTCAATATTAAAATTTTTATCTTTATTTGAAAAAAATAAAGATTATGAAATTAAAACTGAAGATGGAATAGTATATATTTCATCATCATCTGTTACTAGCTTTATAAGGGAGCTTTTAACTAAAGATAAGGAAATTTCTAATATAAGAGTAGAAACTTCTAAAAAGGGAAGAAAATTTAATATAAAAGTGAGATTAGATATGCTTTCTAACGGCAATATATCTGGTAAATCTTCTTCAATACAAAATGAAATAAAAAGTAAACTAGCTGATAAAATGGGATTAGAAGTAGGAACTATTGAAGTAAAAATATCTAAGCTAGCTGTAAAAGATACTGATAGTCAATTTGAAGAGTAG
- a CDS encoding DUF2273 domain-containing protein, with amino-acid sequence MLEEVLANLIYNRKRYLYAFIGFIMAVLLVTVGIFETIFILLVTFIGYCFGSPMLVKKIKKIKNILSEKLNEE; translated from the coding sequence ATGTTAGAAGAAGTTTTAGCAAATCTTATCTACAATAGAAAAAGATATCTTTATGCTTTCATAGGATTTATAATGGCAGTCCTATTAGTAACAGTTGGAATTTTCGAAACAATATTTATATTACTAGTTACATTTATAGGATATTGCTTTGGAAGTCCTATGCTTGTTAAAAAAATAAAAAAAATAAAAAATATATTATCTGAAAAATTAAATGAAGAGTAA
- the nusB gene encoding transcription antitermination factor NusB has product MSRKVAREELFKLVFESELKEENTKETLENYLKRDEALTNENELKFIKKYMNGMAINNDRILKTINDNITGWSFERIGNVEKSLLKCSVYELLCETTPHEIVVNEVVELAKLYGDEKTSEFVNGILAKIINK; this is encoded by the coding sequence ATGAGTAGAAAAGTAGCAAGAGAAGAACTATTTAAATTAGTTTTTGAAAGTGAATTAAAAGAGGAAAATACAAAAGAAACACTAGAAAATTATTTAAAACGAGATGAAGCTTTAACTAATGAAAACGAATTAAAGTTTATAAAAAAATATATGAATGGAATGGCCATAAATAATGATAGAATATTAAAAACTATCAATGATAATATCACTGGTTGGAGTTTTGAAAGAATTGGAAATGTAGAAAAATCTCTATTAAAATGTTCTGTCTATGAGCTTTTATGTGAAACTACACCACATGAAATAGTTGTAAATGAAGTTGTAGAGCTTGCAAAACTCTACGGAGATGAAAAAACTTCTGAATTTGTAAATGGGATATTGGCTAAAATAATAAATAAGTAA